The Fodinibius saliphilus genomic interval GGACCGATGGATGAGTTTACAGTACTTCCCATACAGATCTTTAACTGGGTGTCGCGTCCACAACATGAATTTGTCATAAATGCTGCAGCAGCTATTATCGTCCTCTTATTGATAACTTTTATAATGAATGGTATTGCGGTATATCTGAGAAACCGCTGGCAAAACAAAATGAACTGGTAAACATTATATATTTTCAATTTAGTGAAAAATGATCATGGAATCGGAAACAAAAAATCCAAAGGCAACGCAAGAAAAGACGAAGCCTAAAATGGATTCCAAGACCCAAAATTATAAACTGCATGCCAAAAATGTAGATGTTTTTTATGACGATTTTAAGGCTATTAATAATATTAGCCTTGGGATTCTCGAAAAATCAATTACTGCTTTTATTGGTCCCTCGGGATGTGGTAAATCCACTTTTTTGCGGTTGTTCAATCGTATGAACGATTATATAGATGGATTTAGCATGAACGGGAATATTTTACTGGATGATAAAAACATCTATGATCCCGATGTGAAGGTAGAAGAACTTAGAAAGACGGTAGGTATGGTGTTCCAGAAACCGAACCCATTTCCAAAGTCAATTTATGAAAATGTAGCCTATGGCCTGCGAATACAGGGTATTAAGGATGAGGATTTCATTGAAGAACGTGTTATTACTTCACTAAAACAGGCAACTCTATTCAGTGAAATTGAGGATAATTTAGACAAATCTGCTTTATCTCTTTCTGGAGGACAGCAACAGCGCCTATGTATTGCCCGGGCCCTGGCCGTAAAACCTTCTGTACTGTTGATGGATGAACCCACTTCGGCATTAGATCCCATTTCATCCGGGAAGATTGAAGATCTGGTTCACGAGCTAAAAAAGAATTATACTATTGTAATTGTTACGCATAATATGCAACAAGCGGGTCGAGTTAGTGATAATACGGCATTTTTGTATATGGGATCGCTTATTGAGTATGGTGATACTCAAAAGATATTTACCAATCCCGAAAAAGACCGAACCCAAAACTACATCACTGGTCGATTTGGATAATTGCAAGCCAAAATATTAT includes:
- the pstB gene encoding phosphate ABC transporter ATP-binding protein PstB, with the translated sequence MDSKTQNYKLHAKNVDVFYDDFKAINNISLGILEKSITAFIGPSGCGKSTFLRLFNRMNDYIDGFSMNGNILLDDKNIYDPDVKVEELRKTVGMVFQKPNPFPKSIYENVAYGLRIQGIKDEDFIEERVITSLKQATLFSEIEDNLDKSALSLSGGQQQRLCIARALAVKPSVLLMDEPTSALDPISSGKIEDLVHELKKNYTIVIVTHNMQQAGRVSDNTAFLYMGSLIEYGDTQKIFTNPEKDRTQNYITGRFG